A window of the Radiobacillus deserti genome harbors these coding sequences:
- the miaB gene encoding tRNA (N6-isopentenyl adenosine(37)-C2)-methylthiotransferase MiaB, with product MNEQQRKELDRIKQVDPSDIKSDQDSNLERLQNTSSDELISKYFQATYEPPNMKKAKKRRREDIQIHYDFGIPKEMQEIGKGKKFLIRTYGCQMNEHDTEVMAGLLTDMGYESTNETTEADIILLNTCAIRENAENKVFGEIGHLKPLKLENPDVIIGVCGCMSQEEAVVNRILKKHPFIDLIFGTHNIHRLPQLLKEAMFSKAMVVEVWSKEGDIIENLPKVRKGKIKGWVNIMYGCDKFCTYCIVPYTRGKERSRRPEDIIQEVRHLAAQGYKEVTLLGQNVNAYGKDFTDMEYGLGDLMEEISKIDIPRVRFTTSHPRDFDDRLIEVLAKGGNLLDHIHLPVQSGSSEVLRVMARRYTREKYLELVAKIRKAMPNATLTTDIIVGFPNETDEQFEETMSLVEEVGFEAAYTFIYSPREGTPAAKWEDNIPMEVKKERLQRLNALINKQSAEAMQKYQGQTVKVLVEGESKKNPDVLSGYTERNKLVNFRGPKSIIGQIVDVKITETKTWSLNGELVEEAVEVK from the coding sequence ATGAATGAACAACAACGGAAAGAACTAGACAGAATTAAACAGGTTGATCCATCGGACATAAAATCCGACCAGGATAGTAACCTTGAACGTTTACAAAATACATCCTCGGATGAACTAATTAGCAAGTATTTTCAAGCGACCTATGAACCGCCAAATATGAAAAAAGCGAAAAAACGTCGTAGAGAAGATATTCAAATTCATTATGACTTCGGTATTCCTAAAGAAATGCAAGAAATTGGGAAGGGCAAAAAGTTCTTAATTAGAACGTACGGATGTCAAATGAATGAGCATGATACAGAAGTCATGGCTGGTCTGCTAACGGACATGGGATATGAATCGACAAATGAAACAACAGAAGCAGATATTATCTTGTTAAACACGTGCGCTATTCGTGAAAATGCAGAAAACAAAGTGTTTGGTGAAATTGGTCACCTGAAACCACTCAAACTAGAGAATCCGGACGTGATTATCGGAGTTTGTGGTTGTATGTCTCAAGAAGAAGCGGTCGTAAATCGAATATTGAAAAAACATCCATTTATTGATTTAATTTTCGGTACACATAACATTCACCGTTTACCTCAGCTATTGAAAGAAGCTATGTTTAGTAAAGCTATGGTAGTCGAAGTATGGTCGAAGGAAGGGGACATCATTGAAAACCTTCCAAAAGTTAGAAAAGGAAAAATCAAAGGCTGGGTGAACATCATGTACGGCTGCGATAAGTTCTGTACGTATTGTATTGTTCCTTATACGCGTGGAAAAGAAAGAAGTCGTCGACCAGAAGATATTATTCAAGAAGTACGTCACCTAGCTGCTCAAGGCTATAAAGAAGTTACGCTTCTAGGACAAAACGTCAATGCGTATGGAAAAGATTTTACGGATATGGAATACGGTCTAGGCGATTTAATGGAGGAAATCAGTAAAATTGATATCCCGAGAGTTCGGTTTACAACGTCTCACCCTAGAGATTTTGACGATCGCCTGATTGAAGTGCTTGCAAAAGGCGGAAACCTTCTCGACCATATTCATCTACCAGTACAATCTGGAAGCTCAGAAGTTCTTCGCGTGATGGCGAGAAGATATACGAGAGAAAAATATTTAGAGCTTGTAGCAAAAATTCGGAAGGCGATGCCAAATGCTACGCTTACGACAGATATCATCGTTGGTTTCCCAAATGAAACTGACGAACAGTTTGAAGAAACGATGAGCCTTGTAGAGGAAGTTGGCTTTGAAGCTGCTTATACGTTTATTTACTCTCCGCGAGAAGGCACACCGGCTGCGAAATGGGAAGACAATATCCCAATGGAAGTGAAAAAGGAACGTCTGCAACGTTTAAATGCCTTAATTAACAAGCAATCTGCAGAAGCCATGCAAAAATACCAAGGTCAAACGGTAAAAGTACTTGTGGAAGGGGAAAGTAAGAAAAACCCTGATGTATTATCAGGTTATACAGAACGTAACAAACTTGTGAACTTTAGAGGTCCAAAATCAATCATCGGCCAAATTGTTGATGTTAAAATTACAGAAACCAAAACATGGTCCTTAAATGGAGAATTAGTAGAAGAAGCGGTAGAGGTGAAATAA
- a CDS encoding RicAFT regulatory complex protein RicA family protein — translation MTQYTKKQILEEAQKLAKMMANTEEIDRFKQLEAKLNDNQKVRETIERIKKLQKQAVNFQAYGKTEALQRVEKEIDRLQGEIDEIPIVQEFKDTQIVINDILQLVSNTISREVTNEVIRSTEGDVLRGETGSKLKYSGGHHH, via the coding sequence ATGACACAGTACACAAAGAAGCAAATCCTAGAAGAAGCACAAAAGCTGGCAAAGATGATGGCGAATACAGAAGAGATTGATCGTTTTAAACAATTAGAAGCCAAGCTTAATGATAATCAAAAGGTTCGAGAAACCATTGAAAGAATTAAAAAGCTTCAAAAGCAAGCAGTGAATTTCCAAGCATATGGAAAAACGGAAGCACTACAACGTGTAGAAAAAGAAATTGATCGACTACAAGGTGAAATCGATGAGATTCCTATCGTTCAAGAATTTAAAGATACACAGATTGTAATCAATGATATCTTACAATTAGTTTCCAACACCATCTCACGTGAAGTTACAAATGAAGTGATTCGATCCACAGAGGGCGATGTGCTCCGAGGGGAAACAGGTTCTAAATTAAAATATAGCGGTGGACACCACCATTAA
- the cotE gene encoding outer spore coat protein CotE, with amino-acid sequence MSFLDQEYREIITKAVIGKGRKFVQDTNTISPSHRPTSILGCWVINHLYNAKKKGDDIVEINGSYDVNIWYSYNDNTKTEVVTERVNYCDHIKLSVKDENTVSDDYEVFAKVIQQPNCLDCKISTQDHKIVVEVEREFLVEVVGETKVCVRVDPDGYVSDDDDWDFELTDDEFESVDPDFLAVNEEE; translated from the coding sequence ATGTCATTTCTTGATCAAGAATATCGGGAAATTATAACGAAAGCTGTTATTGGTAAGGGTCGAAAGTTCGTTCAAGACACAAATACGATTTCCCCGTCACATAGACCTACTAGCATTCTAGGGTGCTGGGTGATTAATCATCTCTATAATGCTAAGAAAAAAGGGGACGATATCGTAGAAATCAACGGAAGCTATGATGTGAACATCTGGTATTCCTACAACGATAACACGAAAACGGAAGTAGTAACAGAACGTGTTAATTATTGTGACCACATTAAGCTATCTGTTAAGGATGAAAATACGGTAAGCGATGACTACGAAGTATTTGCTAAAGTCATCCAACAACCAAACTGTTTAGATTGCAAGATTTCTACTCAAGACCACAAAATTGTTGTAGAAGTGGAGCGCGAATTCTTAGTTGAGGTTGTAGGTGAAACAAAAGTATGTGTACGTGTAGACCCGGATGGCTATGTTAGTGATGACGATGACTGGGATTTCGAATTAACAGACGATGAATTTGAAAGTGTAGACCCAGACTTTCTTGCCGTAAATGAAGAAGAATAA
- the mutS gene encoding DNA mismatch repair protein MutS, translated as MAGYTPMIQQYLKIKAQYKDCFLFFRLGDFYEMFFQDALEASRELEITLTSRDGGGEERIPMCGIPYHSAENYIKNLVEKGYKVAICEQVEDPKAAKGVVKREVVQLITPGTVMEGNMLNEKENNYLASITQWTNTTFSIAYADLSTGENTTAMMNNGWQAVLSELYNRPVKEIVVDSNLADSYQNDLVEKLQLTVSYQDEVHVSPTMKPLVESLANERLVETVGRLLNYLERTQKRSLDHLKKAQLIELQQFMSLDMYSKRNLELTETIIRKGKQGSLLWVLDKTVTAMGARKLKKWMERPLLQTADIEYRFDIVDGFLQHFIERESLRELLKSVYDLERLSGRISFGNVNGRDLIQLKHSLQRIPAIKDVLRQMDHKTVQALGEALNPLDELQRLLEDSLMEDPPISITDGGLIKNGFHPKLDEYRDASQNGKKWIAELERKEKEETNIKSLKIGYNRVFGYYIEVTKANLHLLPEGKYERKQTLTNAERFITPELKEKETLILEAEEKSVELEYRLFVELRERVKGYIPKLQQLAEQISEIDVLQGYATISEQNDYRRPSFNNQNDVDIEQGRHPVIEQVMKDGTFVPNDIRMDKGTNMLLITGPNMSGKSTYMRQLALTTIMAQIGCFVPASKASLPIFDQIFTRIGAADDLVSGQSTFMVEMLEANHAITHATEQSLILLDEIGRGTSTYDGMALAQAIIEYLHEHVQAKTLFSTHYHELTSLEESLTHLKNIHVRAEEYEGNVIFLHQIQDGPADESYGIHVAKLANMPNELITRASQILQQLENKPVEATPEKENDQQLSFFVSEKQKQTQTKPHNDIVDEIKQLNIMEMTPLEAMNQLYQLQKKANRQ; from the coding sequence ATGGCCGGGTACACACCAATGATACAGCAATATTTAAAAATAAAAGCGCAATATAAGGATTGTTTTCTTTTCTTTCGTTTAGGAGACTTTTATGAGATGTTCTTTCAGGACGCGCTAGAGGCGTCCAGAGAGTTAGAGATTACGCTGACGAGTCGTGATGGAGGAGGAGAAGAACGCATTCCGATGTGTGGAATTCCTTATCATTCCGCAGAAAATTACATAAAGAATCTCGTGGAAAAAGGATATAAGGTTGCAATTTGTGAGCAGGTAGAGGATCCTAAAGCGGCGAAAGGTGTTGTGAAACGAGAGGTCGTCCAGCTTATTACACCAGGAACGGTCATGGAAGGCAATATGCTGAACGAGAAAGAGAATAACTATTTAGCTAGTATTACACAATGGACGAATACTACATTCTCCATCGCCTACGCAGATCTTTCGACTGGTGAAAATACGACAGCTATGATGAATAATGGCTGGCAGGCTGTTTTGAGTGAACTTTACAATCGTCCGGTAAAGGAGATTGTGGTGGATTCCAATCTAGCTGATTCCTACCAAAATGACTTAGTGGAAAAACTTCAGCTTACCGTTTCTTATCAAGATGAGGTACACGTTTCTCCAACCATGAAACCTCTCGTTGAATCGTTAGCAAATGAGAGGTTAGTAGAAACGGTCGGAAGACTACTAAACTATTTAGAACGAACGCAAAAGAGATCATTAGACCATTTAAAGAAAGCGCAATTGATTGAACTTCAACAGTTTATGTCCTTAGATATGTATTCAAAGCGTAATTTAGAGCTTACCGAAACAATTATAAGAAAAGGGAAGCAAGGTAGCTTATTATGGGTTTTGGATAAGACGGTAACTGCCATGGGTGCCCGTAAGCTTAAAAAGTGGATGGAACGCCCATTGCTCCAGACAGCTGATATCGAATATCGTTTTGATATCGTGGATGGATTTTTGCAGCATTTCATAGAAAGAGAATCTTTGCGTGAGCTTCTTAAGAGTGTCTATGATTTAGAACGCTTATCTGGTCGAATCTCATTTGGTAATGTGAATGGGCGAGATTTAATCCAGCTTAAACACTCCTTGCAAAGAATACCTGCTATCAAGGATGTTTTACGTCAAATGGACCATAAGACGGTCCAAGCATTAGGGGAGGCGTTAAATCCTCTTGATGAACTTCAACGGCTATTGGAAGATAGCTTAATGGAGGATCCACCAATATCTATTACGGACGGTGGTTTAATTAAGAATGGATTCCATCCAAAGCTAGACGAATATCGGGACGCTTCTCAAAACGGGAAGAAATGGATTGCGGAATTAGAGCGAAAAGAAAAAGAAGAGACAAATATTAAATCTTTGAAAATTGGCTACAATCGAGTGTTTGGCTACTATATTGAAGTAACAAAAGCAAATCTCCATCTGCTACCAGAAGGGAAATACGAACGGAAACAAACGCTAACGAATGCGGAGCGTTTTATTACCCCTGAACTAAAGGAAAAGGAAACTCTAATTCTCGAAGCGGAAGAAAAAAGTGTGGAGTTAGAATACCGGCTTTTCGTTGAATTAAGAGAACGGGTGAAAGGCTACATTCCTAAGCTACAACAGCTGGCGGAACAAATTAGTGAAATCGATGTGCTACAAGGATATGCAACGATTAGCGAACAAAATGATTATCGACGTCCATCCTTTAACAATCAAAACGACGTTGATATTGAGCAAGGACGTCATCCTGTGATCGAACAAGTGATGAAGGATGGAACCTTTGTACCGAACGATATTCGTATGGATAAAGGAACAAATATGTTACTGATTACAGGTCCCAATATGTCCGGGAAAAGTACGTACATGCGCCAATTAGCATTAACAACGATAATGGCGCAAATCGGTTGCTTTGTACCGGCATCCAAAGCATCTTTACCGATTTTTGATCAAATCTTTACTAGAATTGGAGCTGCCGATGACTTAGTATCAGGTCAAAGTACCTTTATGGTGGAAATGCTAGAAGCCAATCACGCGATTACGCATGCGACGGAACAAAGCTTGATTCTTTTAGATGAGATTGGAAGAGGAACAAGCACTTATGACGGGATGGCATTAGCACAGGCCATTATTGAGTATCTTCACGAGCATGTACAAGCGAAAACGTTGTTCTCTACACACTATCATGAATTAACTAGCTTAGAAGAGAGTTTGACTCACCTGAAGAACATCCATGTACGAGCAGAAGAATACGAAGGAAATGTGATCTTTCTCCACCAAATCCAAGACGGTCCAGCAGATGAGAGTTATGGGATACATGTAGCAAAGCTAGCCAATATGCCAAACGAATTAATTACTAGAGCTTCCCAAATTTTACAACAGCTCGAGAATAAGCCTGTTGAAGCTACACCGGAAAAAGAAAATGATCAACAGCTTTCTTTTTTCGTTTCAGAAAAGCAAAAACAAACGCAAACAAAGCCTCACAACGATATTGTGGATGAAATTAAACAGTTAAACATTATGGAAATGACACCATTAGAAGCAATGAATCAGCTATATCAGCTTCAAAAGAAAGCAAATAGACAGTAG
- the mutL gene encoding DNA mismatch repair endonuclease MutL — MKIFQMPDSLANKIAAGEVVERPASVVKELVENSIDANSSWIKVDVAEAGLDRIKITDDGDGMSAEDCAIAFSRHATSKIRNEEDLFHVRTLGFRGEALASIAAVSKLTIKTSTGQEAGTEMKFEGGTLIMQSKCEARKGTEITVEQLFFNTPARLKYMKTIHTELGHITDVINRIALSHPEIRFEVTHNDRTLFRSPGRDDLLQVIAQVYGVSIAKKMIKVEHETLDFQISGYIAKPEITRASRNYMSTIINGRFIRSIPLAKAILNGYHTLLPIGRNPLVVLKIDMDPILVDVNVHPAKLEVRFSKEKELFEAVETTIQQAFRKLTLIPDVTQPRIKREDTVSEQGSFEFHQSPVKRNEQTPYSQPSSPPLTEPEEVKTYQEMQNAIAEQMLPTNDEDFTTKEESHEQQDSNPQHEEVEKTTSRVPVMYPIGQHHGTYILAQNEQGLYLIDQHAAQERIKYEFFKEKIGEVANEVQELLIPITFDFSKQEALLIEQHQEELQRVGLFFEAFGQQSYIIRSHPQWFPKGFEEESIREIVDQVMDEGKVDLYKLREDAAILMSCKRSIKANHHLNYNDMFQLLEDLRASTDPFTCPHGRPIIIHFSSYELEKMFKRVM, encoded by the coding sequence ATGAAAATTTTTCAAATGCCAGATTCGCTTGCCAATAAGATTGCGGCAGGAGAAGTTGTTGAACGACCTGCCTCCGTTGTGAAAGAGCTCGTAGAAAATAGTATTGACGCAAATAGTTCATGGATTAAAGTAGATGTTGCGGAAGCTGGATTGGACCGAATTAAGATTACGGACGATGGAGACGGGATGTCAGCAGAAGATTGCGCTATCGCGTTCTCGCGTCATGCAACTAGTAAGATTCGGAATGAAGAGGACTTGTTTCATGTTCGTACACTTGGATTCCGTGGAGAAGCCTTAGCCAGTATTGCAGCTGTTAGTAAGTTGACGATAAAAACATCCACTGGTCAAGAAGCTGGTACGGAAATGAAGTTTGAAGGCGGCACCCTGATTATGCAATCGAAATGTGAAGCTAGAAAAGGTACCGAAATTACAGTGGAACAGTTATTCTTTAATACCCCAGCTCGTTTGAAATATATGAAAACGATTCATACAGAGTTAGGACACATCACAGATGTTATCAATCGAATAGCATTATCCCATCCTGAAATTCGCTTTGAGGTTACGCATAATGACCGTACGTTGTTTCGCTCCCCAGGGCGAGATGATTTACTTCAAGTTATCGCACAAGTGTATGGGGTAAGCATCGCAAAAAAAATGATTAAAGTAGAGCATGAAACGCTCGACTTCCAAATATCTGGATATATTGCAAAGCCAGAAATAACAAGAGCTTCTCGCAATTATATGTCGACGATTATTAATGGGCGCTTCATTCGCAGTATTCCGTTGGCAAAAGCTATTCTGAATGGGTACCACACACTGCTTCCTATTGGTCGAAATCCGTTAGTCGTGTTAAAGATTGATATGGATCCAATCTTAGTAGATGTAAACGTACATCCAGCCAAGCTCGAGGTGCGTTTCAGTAAGGAAAAGGAATTGTTTGAAGCGGTAGAAACCACCATTCAGCAAGCATTTCGCAAGCTAACCTTAATTCCAGATGTCACACAGCCTAGAATAAAACGCGAAGATACTGTTAGTGAACAAGGTTCTTTTGAATTTCATCAATCGCCTGTGAAGCGTAATGAACAGACACCTTATTCTCAGCCATCAAGTCCACCGTTAACGGAACCGGAAGAGGTAAAGACGTATCAAGAAATGCAAAATGCTATTGCAGAACAAATGCTTCCGACAAATGATGAAGACTTTACGACAAAAGAAGAATCACACGAACAACAGGATTCTAATCCTCAACATGAGGAAGTAGAAAAGACGACAAGTCGAGTACCGGTTATGTATCCAATAGGGCAACACCATGGCACTTATATTTTGGCGCAAAATGAACAGGGTCTTTATTTAATTGACCAGCATGCAGCACAAGAGCGTATAAAATATGAGTTTTTCAAAGAAAAAATCGGGGAAGTTGCGAATGAAGTACAGGAGCTGCTCATTCCGATTACGTTTGATTTCTCTAAACAAGAAGCTTTACTCATCGAGCAGCATCAAGAAGAATTACAACGTGTTGGTTTGTTTTTCGAAGCATTCGGACAGCAAAGCTATATTATCCGTTCGCATCCACAATGGTTTCCAAAAGGCTTTGAAGAAGAAAGCATTCGCGAAATTGTTGATCAAGTGATGGATGAAGGAAAAGTGGATTTATATAAATTAAGAGAAGACGCAGCTATATTAATGTCTTGTAAACGATCGATTAAAGCAAATCATCATTTAAACTACAATGATATGTTTCAACTGTTAGAGGATTTAAGAGCCTCTACCGATCCGTTTACATGTCCACATGGTCGACCAATCATCATTCATTTTTCGAGCTATGAATTGGAGAAAATGTTTAAACGAGTGATGTAG
- a CDS encoding abortive infection system antitoxin AbiGi family protein yields MTRQKYVSKELMHFVGRQQAEEERFKLLIQILKSGWLLHEPFNPTRSSRIQIDTDALTLEDIISPEMTCFADIPIDDLSLHMEKYSSFGVSFSKEFLVRLGANPVFYIVKNGAVVDTIQQEKIIQDGKELHSPAYKEEHTRDQFFHHKILEYFHTMEKLKKEVTDHRLAGLLKQMDDFLVKNIFAFLKPFDASKTDGDKDNYYMEREWRIVGNVKFSLRDVRRVFLPEKYAEAFRKELPEYCGQISFT; encoded by the coding sequence ATGACGAGACAAAAATATGTGTCTAAGGAGTTAATGCACTTTGTAGGAAGACAACAAGCAGAGGAAGAACGATTTAAATTACTTATTCAAATATTAAAATCGGGATGGCTTTTACATGAACCGTTTAACCCAACAAGATCAAGCCGGATTCAAATCGACACCGACGCGCTAACTTTGGAAGATATTATCTCCCCGGAGATGACCTGTTTCGCCGATATTCCTATAGATGATTTATCCCTACATATGGAGAAATACAGCTCTTTCGGTGTTTCATTCTCGAAAGAGTTTTTAGTTCGTCTCGGAGCGAACCCTGTTTTTTATATCGTGAAAAATGGGGCGGTTGTCGACACCATACAACAGGAAAAAATTATTCAGGACGGGAAGGAGTTACACTCACCAGCATACAAGGAAGAGCATACAAGAGATCAATTCTTTCATCATAAAATTTTAGAGTATTTTCATACGATGGAGAAGCTGAAGAAGGAGGTTACAGATCATCGTCTAGCTGGTCTTCTAAAACAAATGGATGACTTTTTAGTGAAAAATATTTTCGCATTTTTAAAACCATTTGACGCATCGAAAACAGACGGAGATAAAGATAATTACTATATGGAAAGAGAATGGCGAATTGTTGGCAATGTGAAATTTTCATTACGAGATGTGCGACGTGTATTTTTGCCTGAAAAATATGCAGAAGCTTTCCGAAAGGAGCTTCCGGAATATTGCGGGCAAATTTCTTTTACCTAA
- a CDS encoding Dps family protein yields MQDNQRLINFLNQELSNFAVLYVKLHRYHWFVQGRHFFKLHEVFEDLYNETAKDLDNVAERILAIGGKPLATMHKFIKEATLEEAQADDKENEIIHQLCEDYRTIIKEIKETGFDLAEEQKDQPTVDILNELQGRFEKHVWMLEAYIAYE; encoded by the coding sequence ATGCAAGATAATCAACGGTTAATCAATTTTCTGAATCAAGAACTGTCTAATTTTGCTGTTCTTTACGTAAAGCTTCACCGATATCACTGGTTCGTACAAGGAAGACATTTTTTTAAGCTACATGAAGTGTTTGAGGATCTATACAATGAAACAGCAAAAGACTTAGATAATGTAGCAGAACGAATCCTAGCAATTGGTGGCAAGCCACTAGCGACCATGCATAAGTTTATTAAAGAGGCGACTTTGGAAGAGGCACAAGCAGATGACAAGGAAAACGAGATTATCCACCAGCTTTGTGAAGACTATCGAACGATCATTAAAGAAATAAAAGAAACTGGTTTTGATTTAGCGGAAGAACAAAAGGATCAACCTACTGTGGACATTTTAAATGAGCTACAAGGCCGGTTTGAAAAACACGTATGGATGCTCGAAGCTTACATCGCCTATGAATAG
- the miaA gene encoding tRNA (adenosine(37)-N6)-dimethylallyltransferase MiaA has product MKQQVVVVVGPTAVGKTALSVEIAKAFNGEVISGDSMQIYKGMDIGTAKVTEAEQQGIPHYMIDIKEPAESFSVAEFQTLVEGYIEDISQRGKLPVIAGGTGLYIQAALYGYEFSETKRDDTYQKKIEKEIEQNGVDAVYERLKSVDPIQAHKIHPNNQRRLVRALEVYDRTGQTMTDNHEKQKAESQYEPILIGLEMERSRLYERINLRVDQMIEQGLMEEVEYFFNNGYEHSQSMKAIGYKEFIPYFKGDQSKEQAVELLKRNSRRYAKRQMTWFKNKMDVDWYSILPEKKDAVFQNILSNLAGKIRLK; this is encoded by the coding sequence ATGAAACAACAAGTAGTGGTAGTTGTCGGACCGACAGCAGTAGGAAAAACCGCGCTCAGCGTAGAAATCGCGAAAGCGTTTAATGGAGAAGTTATTAGTGGAGATTCCATGCAGATTTATAAAGGGATGGATATCGGAACGGCAAAGGTAACCGAAGCAGAACAGCAAGGAATCCCACATTACATGATTGATATAAAGGAACCAGCTGAAAGCTTTTCTGTAGCAGAATTCCAAACCTTGGTAGAGGGGTATATAGAAGACATTTCTCAAAGAGGGAAACTACCTGTAATAGCGGGGGGAACAGGACTTTATATCCAAGCCGCGTTATATGGGTATGAATTCTCTGAAACAAAGCGAGATGATACATACCAGAAAAAAATTGAAAAAGAGATAGAACAAAATGGAGTGGATGCCGTCTACGAACGTCTTAAGAGCGTAGATCCTATTCAAGCACATAAAATCCACCCGAATAACCAAAGAAGATTAGTTCGAGCATTAGAGGTGTATGACCGAACAGGGCAGACGATGACAGATAATCATGAGAAGCAGAAAGCAGAGTCTCAGTACGAACCAATTTTAATTGGATTAGAAATGGAACGTTCTAGACTTTATGAACGTATTAATTTACGAGTGGATCAAATGATCGAACAGGGGTTGATGGAAGAGGTAGAGTATTTCTTTAATAATGGATATGAACATAGTCAGTCGATGAAGGCAATTGGATATAAGGAGTTTATTCCCTACTTTAAAGGAGATCAATCTAAAGAACAAGCTGTCGAGTTGCTGAAGCGCAATTCCAGGAGATATGCGAAACGCCAAATGACTTGGTTTAAAAATAAGATGGATGTAGATTGGTATTCGATATTGCCGGAAAAAAAGGATGCAGTATTCCAAAATATTTTATCCAATCTTGCAGGAAAGATTAGATTAAAATAG
- the hfq gene encoding RNA chaperone Hfq, whose protein sequence is MSQSVMIQDQYLNQLRKERIQVTVFLTNGFQLRGLVKAFDNFTVLLETDGKQQLIFKHAISTFAPAKNVTLEKE, encoded by the coding sequence ATGTCTCAATCGGTGATGATTCAAGATCAATACTTAAACCAGCTGCGTAAAGAACGAATCCAAGTTACTGTTTTCTTAACTAATGGCTTTCAACTTCGTGGATTAGTGAAAGCTTTCGATAATTTTACCGTTCTATTAGAGACGGATGGGAAGCAACAATTGATTTTTAAGCATGCCATCTCGACTTTTGCACCAGCTAAAAATGTCACACTGGAAAAAGAGTAG
- a CDS encoding NUDIX hydrolase: MKGIKVKTHYFRVKKIGESKGVNDPDKIIEEVEWKSSSELEMVEHAYPEDIEFLVNIIRTEQKRKKR, from the coding sequence ATGAAGGGCATAAAAGTTAAAACTCATTATTTCAGAGTAAAAAAGATTGGCGAAAGCAAAGGGGTCAATGATCCTGATAAAATCATTGAGGAAGTTGAGTGGAAGTCTTCTTCAGAATTAGAGATGGTGGAACATGCCTATCCAGAAGACATCGAATTCTTAGTGAATATAATAAGAACTGAACAGAAACGGAAAAAACGCTAG